From the genome of bacterium:
TAGTATTCCCATTTAGTTTTCTTGGTATGCCCTCCTCAAAATATATCTCTATATATGCTGGCTTGTTTGGTGCTTTTAGTGGAGATTGTGTGATCTGGTACGCTTCCTCAGGAGGTTCCATCCATGGATCTTCAAGAGCCCCACATTCAATTGCTATGCCCCACAGGTTTCTGTCAATGCTGTAAGGGCTTTTCTTTGTAATATCAACAGAAATTCTATGTTTTATTGCATAATCTATCTCTTCCTCTCTTGATTTAAGTTCCCATTCCCGCAGCGGCGCAATTACTTTTATGTCCGGATTTAATGCTGCAAAGGTTGCCTCAAATCTCACCTGATCATTGCCTTTGCCAGTACATCCATGTGCTACTGCATCAGCCTTTTCTTTCTTTGCAATTTCTAAAAGTCTTTTTGCAATAAGAGGACGGCCTAATGCAGTCGCTAGAGGATATTTGTTCTCATATAGTGCGCACGCTCTCAGAGAAGGAAATACATAATCCCTAACAAACTCTTCTCGTAAATCTTCAATATATATCTTGGAAGCGCCTGTTTTTATTGCCTTTTCTTTAAGCGGTTCTAGACATTCACCTTGCCCAAGGTCTCCGGTATATGCAATAATCTCTGCGTTGTATTTATTCTTTAGCCAGTGAATTATAATAGAAGTATCAAGCCCTCCTGAATATGCAACTACAATTTTTTTTGCCACTTTTTGTCCCCTCCTGCTTTTTATAGATTAATCGATTACACTTGCAGACTTTAATCGCTCAAGCAGAGAACCCGTTTTGCCGTATTCTCCTAAACTCAAGTCAGATACTACTACTCTTCCAATATACTTTTTTGCCACAGATGGCCATCTTCCCTCAGTATATTCCCATGTATCATGGATAACATAATAATTTCCGTTATCCTCTCCAAGATAGAGCATTATATGCCCAGGCATATAAAGAATGGATATGCCGGGTGGAAGATTTTTAAATCTATCAAATCCTGCAATTTCCCTGCCCATTTTTGCTTGCCAGCTAGAGTTGCGCGGCATTCTTATTCCAAAACACGCAAATATATCCATTATGAATCTGGAGCAATCTCTTTCCCCTTTCATCCCTCCCCAACCATAAGGTGCATGTAATAATTTAAAGGCCTGATTGATTGCATTCCTTTTTGTATACGGAACATATCCTGTGTGTACATCCTCATAAGCTGGTATATATGCCTTTCTAAAAGATAATTTATTTCTTTTATTTGCGGCAGGAAACGTAATAGTAAAATACTCTTTTTTGCTGCTGCTCATTAAAGGAAAGTGAGTTCCCATCTGCGCACTATCTAGAAAATTTTTACACTCAGAATCAGAGAATATATCGATTTTATTCCCAGTTACAACAACAAATTCTTGAGCTTTCCTGTACTCAATAATATCATTCTTATTATCTGAGATTGCAATATCTTCAGCATGAATCCAACCTGAAGTAATCTCTGTTTTAACGTATGCCCATTTCTTATCTCTTGTCTCCCATAACAAAGCCAGAGGCTGCCCCACATCAATAGCGCTGTCCTTGAATCTATCAAAATCATGGTTGTTTTTTCTGGACATAATAATCTCATCTGTGGGCAATACGCGTAGATTTGTCCTGCGAAGTGTGAGTCCAAACTTAATATCTACTTTATCAGGGATTTTATTTGGGTCTATGTTGCGGTATATAGCTTCAAAAAATAGATTATCAACCCGCACATTATCAGTTGTGTACCATTTCTCTCTTTGAATACGTTTACTTGAATTAAGTATATTTCCGGATAGTTGCTTGCCTGACATTATATTATCTATCTGGATTACTTTTTCTAATATTCTTTCTCTCTTGCGGTTAGTTTCATTGAATTTTTCAATTTCCTCTGTGGACATTATCACCTTATCTGGATTATCTATCTTGGATATCCAATATCCAGGAGTATGCATCTTTACTTTAACATGAGGCAAAGGATAAGGAGCTATGCAAAGCTTGGAAGCACAGCCGGAGATAAGTATAAATGTCAAAATCCAAATACCAAATAAAATCCGAAATCCGAAATCCGAAATCCGAAACAAATTAGGAATTCTAATTTTTAAAATTCTAAACATTGTTTTAAACATTTGTATTTTAGTTAAGAGAAAAACTAATAACCACCGGATATATAATTTTTCATATGTTTGTTTTCTGTGATAGCATCATTTAAAAGTATCTTGACAATATCTCCAATAGACACAATGCCTAACAGTTTTTCGTTATCCATTATAGGAATATGCCGGATCTTGTTATTGGTCATAATTTCCATAATTGCTTCAATTTTATCTTCTATTGCAGCAGTAATAAGTTTGGCTTTTGGCGTCATAATATCCTTTACAAGCTTATCGCACATTTGTCCTTTTGTATTAAACGCTGCATGTAATATATCTCTTTCAGAAATAATTCCATGGATATTGCTATTCTTGTCAATGACCATTAGCGCCCCTATTCGCTTCTCATTTAATAACTTTATACAATCACACAAAGGTTTATCCGGCTGGATCTGAAAGACAACGTCTCCTTTTTGCTGCAGTATAGATTTAATACTCATTTAAAACTCCTTTCTGAATAGTTTCATTTATTATAGAGCAAAAATTAAAAAAATAAAAGTCTAGTGTTGCCTTATACTTCCCGCTGTTTAAAAATTAACACGAATATGCTATATTAACTAGCTATGGATAAAAAAGACAAGGTGTTTTACATAACAACACCTCTTTATTATGTTAACAGCCACCCGCATCTTGGACATTCATACAGCACAATAGTTGCTGATATTATCAACAGGTACAAAAAACTATTTGGCTTTAAAACTTATTTCCTTACAGGTACTGATGAACATGGGCAAAAAATAGTTGAAGCAGCTAATAGAGATGGTAAATCTCCAAAGGAATTTGTAGATGAAATATCAGAAGAATTTAAGAAAACGTGGCGGAAGCTAGGGATAGAATATTCTCAATTCATAAGAACAACAGATGGTTCCCATAAGAGAATTGTTCAGAGTATTCTCCAAAAAGTTTATAATAAGGGTGAAATTTATTTTGCGGAATATGAAGGATTATATTGTGTCGGCTGTGAAAGATTTCTGGATAAGAGAGAACTGGTTGATAGTAATTGTCCTGAGCATAAGGCAAAACCAACATTAATCAAAGAAGGCAATTATTTCTTTAAGATGTCAAAGTATCAGGATTGGCTCATAGATTATATAAATAAAAATGAGGAGTTTATTTCCCCTGAACAGTATAAAACAGAGATATTGTCTTTTTTGAAGGAGCCGTTGAATGACCTGTGTATATCGCGTCCTAAGGACAGATTAGACTGGGGAATTGAGCTGCCATTTGACAAAAAGTATGTAACATATGTCTGGTTTGACGCTTTAATTAATTATATCTCTGCGCTGGGCTATCCCGACGGAAACTTGTTTAAGGAATACTGGAAATACTCACATCATATTATTGGAAAGGATATTTTAAAGGCGCATGCTGTGTACTGGCCTACGATGCTTAGTGCTATTGGATTAGAGCCAATGCAGAAATTAATAGTTCACGGATACTGGAACAATAAAAGCATGAAAATGAGCAAGTCAATTGGAAATGTGGTTGACCCCTTAGAATTAGTCAATGTTTTTGGTGTTGATGGTCTTAGATTTCTACTGATGTCTGAGATGGTTTTTGGCAAGGATGCAGATTTCAGACTTGATTCATTTATAACAAGTTATAACGCGCATCTGGCAAACAATTTTGGTAATTTAGTCAGCAGGGTCATTAATTTCACAGTAAAGAATTTTGACGGCAGAGTGCCCGAATGTATGGAGCTGACAGATCTTGAAAATGTCCTTCAAGAAAAGGTAGGAAAGAAGATAGATTCAATAAAAAAGGCTCTGGATAATTTTCTAATTCATGAAATTACAAAGAATTTTTTGGAAATTTCAGCTCTTACAAATCAATATTTTGATAAAACTGAGCCGTGGAAGCTGGTAAAGAATGAGGGACAAAGAGATCGGCTGGGAAGTATCCTGTACACATGCTGTGATATTATCAGAATTATGAATATTTTAATTTCTCCTGTAATGCCCAATATCTCTTTAAGACTTGCCAACTATCTGGGATATGACTCTGTGAAAACTGATGAACTGGATTTGAACTTATTACAGCCAGGCCAATTAATGCGTAAGCCAGAGTCCTTATTCCCAAGGATAGAGCAATGAAAATAATGATTGTTGCAGGTGAGACATCGGGGGATTTGCATGGAAGCAATCTTGTAAGATATATGAAGGAAATAGATCCGGGACTTAAATTTATTGGTATGGGTGGACATAGAATGCGCACTGCAGGCGTTGAAAATATATTCAATATTGATGACCTTGATATAGTTGGTGTAGGCGAGGTATTTAGAGGAATATTTAAGATAAAAAGGCGTTTTAATAAATTATGTGAGATCATGGATGAAGATCATCCGAAACTAGTTATTCTTATTGATTATCCGGGCTTTAATTTGAGATTAGCTAAGCAGGCAAAAAAGAGAAATATTAAAGTTGCTTACTATATCAGCCCCCAACTATGGGCATGGGGAAAAGGCCGCATAAAAACAGTAAAAGCATACGTGGATAAAATGATAGTTATTCTTCCTTTTGAGGAAGATTTTTATAAAGGGTATAATGTGCCGGTAGAATTTGTTGGGCATCCTTTACTTGACATAGTAAAAACGTCCGGTACAAGGGAAGAAATCTTAACAAGTTTGGATATAACAGGAAAACATGTTGTTGGTTTATTGCCAGGAAGCAGAAAACAGGAGATAAGAAGAATATTGCCTGCATTAGTTCAAGCTGCAAAAATGATAAAGAACTCTATCTCTGATGTAGAATTTGTGCTGCTATGTGCAGAAAATATAGATGAGGAGGATCTTGAACAAGTTCTTCATACCCTGAAGATTAGTATTAAGATTATTAAAAACCGAACATATGACGGAATGAGCTGTTGTGACCTCTTAATCGGGGCATCAGGAACTGTAACACTTGAAGCAGCGCTTCTGAATGTGCCAATGATTGTTGTTTATAAAGCATCTCCTTTTACAAGTTTTTTATTTAAAACTTTTTTAAGGGTTCCCCATATAGGGCTTGTAAATATAATGGCTGGTGAGAGAATAATTCCTGAGTTATTACAGGAAGAAGCAAATCCTGAAAATATTAGTAGATGCACTCTTGATATACTAGATAGCAATGAAAAAATGAGAGATATAAGAAATAGACTAGCTAGAATAAAAGAAAAGCTGGGAAGCCCGGGCGCAAGCAAAAGAGCAGCAGAGAGTATATACCAAATGCTGGAGGAATAAATCTTTGATTCACAATAAAGGACATGTCATTGCGAAGGACGGTGTCATGAAGCAATCTTTTTTGTCATTCCATGACTTGATTGGGGAATCCAGCATTTTTATTGAGGTTTTGAGCAATTTGAGCTATGGTAATATGGCTTGTTCAGTAATTAATATTAGATGAAAAAGGAGAAAATACTATGTCAACTGAATTAACATGGCGTAAGGCAATTGACAAAATTCTTGGAGCTTCGACAACTCCACTTCATTACAATGAGATAACCGAAAAAATTATTTCGGAAGGGCTCCGTCAAAATTTAGGAGCCACTCCCTCCGCAACCGTAAATGCACAGATCAGTGCTTCAATCAAGCACGCTGGTGCAAAATCACCTTATATTCGGCTTGGGAAGGGAATATTTTCTTTGGCAAAAAAGAATGAAGTCGTGTTGATCACAACGAAGCCGAAACTGACACCAGAGATATTAGAATCGGAAGAATCTGAGGAACAGTATGAGATAGTAACTTCATTTGGAATGTTCTGGAGAAAAGACGCTGTTGAATGGAATATGGAATGCAACCCCAAAATTACTCGGAATGCAACAAATTGGAGCTACTCCAGTCGATTTCAATAAACAACTTGGAATCTATCTCTTATACGATGGAAGAGAAGTAATATATGTGGGACGGACGTCTGATCGCCCTTTGGGAAAAAGACTTTATGAGCATACTATGGATCGACTGACAGCTCGCTGGGATCGTTTTTCGTGGTTTGGTCTTCTGCCAGTTTCTGAGTCTGGCACACTGGGACAACTTCCAGCAATCTTTAATGCCGCCAAATTAATTCCAGCATTAGAAGCAATCCTGATTGAGGCTCTTGAACCACGCCAAAATCGAAAACGTGGTGATGACCTTGCTTCTGTAGAATATATTCAACGAATTGATCCAGAGATTGAAAAGAAGAAAATAAAAGCTACACTCGATGCCGCTTTAAACAAACTATGAAGTCAAATAACAGGATTGAGTGAACCGTCCGTTCAGCCGGTCGCTCATTCAGAGCATTATAATATACTGGGGCATGATATGAATAAAGTCCTTAATGACTTATTAAAAGCATTAGACGCTCTTTGGAATAATTTTAATAATTGCAGAGCATACTTTCCATGCATTCAAGAAAATGCAGTCGGCAGTATATCAGCCAGTACTGCTCCCTATTATATTGCGCA
Proteins encoded in this window:
- the lpxB gene encoding lipid-A-disaccharide synthase; this encodes MKIMIVAGETSGDLHGSNLVRYMKEIDPGLKFIGMGGHRMRTAGVENIFNIDDLDIVGVGEVFRGIFKIKRRFNKLCEIMDEDHPKLVILIDYPGFNLRLAKQAKKRNIKVAYYISPQLWAWGKGRIKTVKAYVDKMIVILPFEEDFYKGYNVPVEFVGHPLLDIVKTSGTREEILTSLDITGKHVVGLLPGSRKQEIRRILPALVQAAKMIKNSISDVEFVLLCAENIDEEDLEQVLHTLKISIKIIKNRTYDGMSCCDLLIGASGTVTLEAALLNVPMIVVYKASPFTSFLFKTFLRVPHIGLVNIMAGERIIPELLQEEANPENISRCTLDILDSNEKMRDIRNRLARIKEKLGSPGASKRAAESIYQMLEE
- the metG gene encoding methionine--tRNA ligase; this translates as MDKKDKVFYITTPLYYVNSHPHLGHSYSTIVADIINRYKKLFGFKTYFLTGTDEHGQKIVEAANRDGKSPKEFVDEISEEFKKTWRKLGIEYSQFIRTTDGSHKRIVQSILQKVYNKGEIYFAEYEGLYCVGCERFLDKRELVDSNCPEHKAKPTLIKEGNYFFKMSKYQDWLIDYINKNEEFISPEQYKTEILSFLKEPLNDLCISRPKDRLDWGIELPFDKKYVTYVWFDALINYISALGYPDGNLFKEYWKYSHHIIGKDILKAHAVYWPTMLSAIGLEPMQKLIVHGYWNNKSMKMSKSIGNVVDPLELVNVFGVDGLRFLLMSEMVFGKDADFRLDSFITSYNAHLANNFGNLVSRVINFTVKNFDGRVPECMELTDLENVLQEKVGKKIDSIKKALDNFLIHEITKNFLEISALTNQYFDKTEPWKLVKNEGQRDRLGSILYTCCDIIRIMNILISPVMPNISLRLANYLGYDSVKTDELDLNLLQPGQLMRKPESLFPRIEQ
- a CDS encoding SH3 domain-containing protein; this translates as MFRILKIRIPNLFRISDFGFRILFGIWILTFILISGCASKLCIAPYPLPHVKVKMHTPGYWISKIDNPDKVIMSTEEIEKFNETNRKRERILEKVIQIDNIMSGKQLSGNILNSSKRIQREKWYTTDNVRVDNLFFEAIYRNIDPNKIPDKVDIKFGLTLRRTNLRVLPTDEIIMSRKNNHDFDRFKDSAIDVGQPLALLWETRDKKWAYVKTEITSGWIHAEDIAISDNKNDIIEYRKAQEFVVVTGNKIDIFSDSECKNFLDSAQMGTHFPLMSSSKKEYFTITFPAANKRNKLSFRKAYIPAYEDVHTGYVPYTKRNAINQAFKLLHAPYGWGGMKGERDCSRFIMDIFACFGIRMPRNSSWQAKMGREIAGFDRFKNLPPGISILYMPGHIMLYLGEDNGNYYVIHDTWEYTEGRWPSVAKKYIGRVVVSDLSLGEYGKTGSLLERLKSASVID
- a CDS encoding argininosuccinate synthase; this encodes MAKKIVVAYSGGLDTSIIIHWLKNKYNAEIIAYTGDLGQGECLEPLKEKAIKTGASKIYIEDLREEFVRDYVFPSLRACALYENKYPLATALGRPLIAKRLLEIAKKEKADAVAHGCTGKGNDQVRFEATFAALNPDIKVIAPLREWELKSREEEIDYAIKHRISVDITKKSPYSIDRNLWGIAIECGALEDPWMEPPEEAYQITQSPLKAPNKPAYIEIYFEEGIPRKLNGNTINSINLIEKLNQLGAQNGVGRIDMVENRLVGIKSREIYEAPAAVILHNAHNALEELVLDRETMHFKEIISQKYAEIIYYGLWHSSLKEALDEFVNKTQENVTGTVKVKLYKGTCTVVGRKSKFSLYSEDLATYTSKDTFDHKSAKGFIDIWSLPLKVRALLKKNR
- a CDS encoding CBS domain-containing protein, giving the protein MSIKSILQQKGDVVFQIQPDKPLCDCIKLLNEKRIGALMVIDKNSNIHGIISERDILHAAFNTKGQMCDKLVKDIMTPKAKLITAAIEDKIEAIMEIMTNNKIRHIPIMDNEKLLGIVSIGDIVKILLNDAITENKHMKNYISGGY